The Paenibacillus macerans genome includes a window with the following:
- a CDS encoding glycosyltransferase family 2 protein: MRDRDVVIFTDRERNISYTEINRFYAVKYFAEPRADILLQPVLCCIVDYADPERAIAASNTIRASLPEVALLLITDMGAALSDNDLIRIRGVGRISLIHWKENYRSKLLLEIQRQLHPEFLSEGPHTAFILSVYNEEQRFRHVRRFCERLQAYIQAHLIEGSIYLIDDGSEDRTLELLEGIERETNLAAGRINDNDNDNVIPLVSARKLGRNTRKAGTYLEGMRTIEADYFVFVDADDSFFIEDIARMINIVKMGYYDIIIGTKDDSAENRSRLRFWISKCKRIVSKPFLPAGVIDSQTGLKVMSAVAVRRIFPHLKEELGLAVDLEMMFIAKKLKLRVLQLPVECIDRDGSHIEVWRDSVRFMRSLVDIWRLDRRIR; the protein is encoded by the coding sequence GTGAGAGATAGAGATGTCGTAATATTCACGGACCGCGAGAGAAACATTTCCTATACGGAAATTAACCGGTTCTATGCGGTTAAATATTTTGCGGAACCGCGCGCGGATATTCTGCTTCAGCCCGTGCTTTGCTGCATTGTCGATTATGCGGATCCCGAGCGGGCTATTGCCGCCTCCAACACCATCCGCGCATCGCTGCCGGAGGTTGCTTTGCTTCTCATCACAGATATGGGAGCCGCGTTAAGCGATAATGATCTCATCCGTATTCGCGGGGTGGGAAGAATCAGTCTGATCCACTGGAAAGAGAATTACCGTAGCAAACTGCTGCTGGAAATTCAGCGGCAGCTGCATCCGGAATTTCTCTCGGAAGGCCCGCATACCGCTTTTATCCTCTCCGTTTACAATGAAGAACAGCGTTTCAGGCATGTGCGCCGCTTTTGCGAACGCCTGCAGGCCTATATTCAGGCCCATCTCATCGAGGGCTCCATTTATTTGATCGACGACGGCAGCGAGGACCGGACGCTGGAACTGCTTGAAGGGATCGAGCGGGAGACGAATCTGGCGGCAGGCCGGATCAACGATAACGATAACGATAACGTCATTCCGCTGGTAAGCGCCAGAAAACTGGGGAGGAATACCCGTAAAGCCGGCACCTATCTTGAAGGGATGCGCACCATCGAAGCCGATTATTTTGTGTTTGTGGACGCCGACGATTCCTTTTTTATCGAGGACATTGCCCGGATGATCAATATCGTCAAAATGGGCTACTATGACATCATCATCGGCACGAAGGACGACTCCGCGGAGAACCGGTCGCGGTTGAGGTTTTGGATCAGCAAGTGCAAACGGATCGTGTCCAAGCCCTTTTTGCCGGCGGGAGTCATCGACTCGCAGACCGGTCTGAAGGTGATGAGCGCTGTCGCCGTGCGGCGGATATTTCCCCATTTAAAAGAAGAGCTGGGCTTGGCCGTTGATCTGGAAATGATGTTCATCGCCAAGAAGCTGAAGCTGCGGGTGCTGCAGCTGCCCGTCGAATGTATTGACCGCGACGGCTCGCACATCGAGGTGTGGCGGGATTCCGTCCGGTTTATGCGTTCGCTGGTGGATATTTGGCGCCTTGATCGGCGGATTAGGTAG